TAACAGTCAAGGTCAATACGGACGAGGGAATTTCCGGGTTTGGCGAAGCAGGTTTGATGTATGGCAATTGTCGTGAAGCTGCCTTTGGTCAATGCCAGGATTTTGCTTCATTGGTAATTGGGATGGATCCTTTCAACACTGAAGAAATCTGGGAACATCTTCATCGCCATACTTTCTGGGGTATGAATGGTGGCGTAGTGGTTACCTCTGCTATGGCCGCTATCGACACTGCATGTTGGGACATCAAGGGAAAAGCTTTGGGCCTCCCGGTATATAAACTGATTGGAGGAAAAACCAATAAAAAACTGCGTGCATATGCGAGCCAGTTACAGTTTGGCTGGAAAAAGATGGTTGAATCCAATGGGGGACTAGGTCTCCTGTATGAACCAAAAGAATATTATGATGTCGTGAAGGAAATCATGGAAGATGGATATGATTCAGTGAAAATCGACCCTGTGTTCGTACCTTACAAGAAGGGTGATGCCGGGAAAATCTTCGGAACTCAAGGCACACATCATCGTGGATCAATGCGTCAGCATGACCTGCAACTTGCAGTAGACCGAATTGCCGCTGCTCGTGAGGCTGGTGGTCCAGACCTGGATATTATCGTTGAAATCCATTCACTTTTGGATGCAAATACAGCTTCGGATCTTGGAAAAGCTCTAGAACCCTATCGCATCATGTAT
This is a stretch of genomic DNA from Sediminispirochaeta bajacaliforniensis DSM 16054. It encodes these proteins:
- a CDS encoding mandelate racemase/muconate lactonizing enzyme family protein, translated to MKITSIECYLGYAVTVKVNTDEGISGFGEAGLMYGNCREAAFGQCQDFASLVIGMDPFNTEEIWEHLHRHTFWGMNGGVVVTSAMAAIDTACWDIKGKALGLPVYKLIGGKTNKKLRAYASQLQFGWKKMVESNGGLGLLYEPKEYYDVVKEIMEDGYDSVKIDPVFVPYKKGDAGKIFGTQGTHHRGSMRQHDLQLAVDRIAAAREAGGPDLDIIVEIHSLLDANTASDLGKALEPYRIMYYEEPTMPSNPDMFKYIKEHCNLPLATGERSYTRWGFRQFFEDRSLAIVQPDLCNTGGITETKKICDMAQVYDMGVQVHVCGGPIATAAALHVEATIPNFCIHEEHNANLTKACIASGKYHLHPVNGYYDIPEMPGIGQEMSEAEMAGAKKVVIDGPKPGPAMLK